Proteins encoded by one window of Pseudomonas tructae:
- the lolB gene encoding lipoprotein insertase outer membrane protein LolB: MFLRHCITFCLIALLAGCAGFGSREALRGEGSPQLWREHKQQLSTLDGWQINGKVGIRAPKDSGSGTLFWLQRQDYYDIRLSGPLGRGAARLTGRPGGVTLEVANQGRFEAQSPEALLEEQLGWELPVSHLVWWIRGLPAPDSKSQLTLDSDSRLASLKQDGWDVQYLSYAEQNGYWLPERIKLHGQNLDVTLVVKDWQPRQLGH; encoded by the coding sequence ATGTTTTTGCGCCACTGCATTACCTTCTGCCTGATCGCCCTGCTTGCCGGCTGTGCCGGCTTCGGCTCCCGTGAGGCCCTGCGGGGTGAGGGTAGCCCGCAGCTGTGGCGCGAACACAAGCAACAACTGAGCACCCTCGATGGCTGGCAGATCAACGGCAAGGTCGGGATCCGCGCGCCGAAAGACTCCGGCAGCGGCACCCTGTTCTGGTTGCAACGCCAGGACTACTACGATATTCGCCTGTCCGGCCCGCTGGGCCGCGGTGCTGCACGCCTGACCGGACGTCCCGGCGGCGTGACCCTGGAAGTCGCCAACCAGGGGCGCTTCGAAGCGCAAAGCCCCGAAGCCCTGCTCGAAGAACAACTGGGCTGGGAACTGCCGGTATCGCATCTGGTCTGGTGGATTCGCGGCCTGCCTGCCCCTGACAGCAAGAGCCAGCTGACCCTCGACAGCGACAGCCGCCTGGCCAGCCTCAAGCAAGATGGCTGGGACGTGCAGTACCTGAGCTACGCCGAACAGAACGGCTACTGGTTGCCCGAGCGCATCAAGTTGCACGGGCAAAACCTCGACGTGACCCTGGTGGTCAAGGACTGGCAACCTCGGCAACTGGGCCACTGA
- the prfA gene encoding peptide chain release factor 1 — translation MKASLLNKLDTLQDRFEELTALLGDAEVISDQTRFRAYSREYAEVEPVAVAYAQWRKVQDDLAGAQALLKDSDPDLREMAVEEVREAKDQLALLENQLQRMLLPKDPNDGRNVFLEIRAGTGGDEAAIFSGDLFRMYSRYAEKRGWRLEILSENEGEHGGYKEIIARVEGDSVYGKLKFESGAHRVQRVPETESQGRIHTSACTVAVLPEPDEQVAIEINPADLRVDTYRASGAGGQHINKTDSAIRITHLPTGIVVECQEERSQHKNRARAMSWLSAKLNDIQTSAAQNAMASERKLLVGSGDRSERIRTYNYPQGRVTDHRINLTLYSLDDVLAGGVDAVIEPLLAEYQADQLAALGE, via the coding sequence ATGAAAGCGTCGCTGCTCAATAAACTGGATACGCTCCAGGACCGTTTCGAGGAATTGACTGCCCTGCTGGGCGATGCCGAAGTCATTTCCGACCAGACCCGCTTTCGCGCCTATTCCCGTGAATATGCCGAAGTCGAGCCGGTAGCCGTTGCCTATGCCCAGTGGCGCAAGGTTCAGGATGACCTGGCCGGCGCCCAGGCGCTGCTCAAGGACAGCGATCCGGACCTGCGCGAAATGGCCGTGGAAGAGGTGCGTGAGGCGAAGGATCAACTGGCGCTGCTGGAAAACCAGCTGCAGCGCATGTTATTGCCAAAGGACCCCAATGATGGGCGCAACGTGTTCCTGGAAATCCGCGCCGGTACCGGCGGTGACGAAGCGGCGATCTTCTCTGGCGACCTGTTCCGCATGTACTCGCGCTACGCTGAAAAGCGCGGCTGGCGCCTGGAAATTCTCTCGGAGAACGAAGGCGAGCATGGCGGCTACAAGGAAATCATCGCCCGGGTCGAAGGCGACAGCGTGTATGGCAAACTGAAGTTCGAGTCCGGTGCCCACCGCGTTCAGCGTGTACCCGAGACCGAGTCCCAGGGCCGTATCCACACTTCGGCCTGCACCGTGGCGGTGCTGCCGGAGCCGGACGAGCAGGTAGCGATCGAAATCAACCCGGCGGACTTGCGAGTCGACACCTACCGCGCCTCCGGGGCCGGCGGTCAGCACATCAACAAGACCGACTCGGCGATCCGTATCACGCACTTGCCCACCGGCATCGTCGTCGAGTGCCAGGAAGAACGTTCCCAGCACAAGAACCGGGCGCGGGCAATGTCCTGGCTGTCGGCCAAGCTTAACGACATCCAGACCAGCGCGGCGCAGAACGCCATGGCCAGCGAGCGCAAGCTGCTGGTCGGCTCGGGCGATCGTTCCGAGCGAATTCGAACCTACAACTATCCACAGGGGCGGGTGACCGATCACCGTATCAACCTGACCCTGTATTCCCTGGATGACGTTCTGGCCGGGGGAGTCGATGCGGTAATCGAGCCATTGCTGGCCGAGTACCAGGCGGATCAACTGGCGGCACTGGGTGAGTAA
- the hemA gene encoding glutamyl-tRNA reductase — protein sequence MAFLALGINHKTASVDVRERVAFTPEQLVDALQQLCRLTASREAAILSTCNRSELYIEQDHLAAESVLRWLAEYHQLSLDELRASAYIHEDHDAVRHMMRVASGLDSLVLGEPQILGQMKSAYAVAREAGTIGPLLGRLFQATFSAAKQVRTDTAIGENPVSVAFAAVSLAKQIFSDLGRSQALLIGAGETITLVARHLHEQGVRRIVVANRTLERASILAEQFGAHAVLLADIPQELVNSDIVISSTASQLPILGKGAVESALKQRRHKPIFMVDIAVPRDIEPQVGELDDVYLYTVDDLHEVVAENLKSRQGAAQAAEELVSVGAEDFMLRLRELAAVDVLKAYRQQSERLRDEELQKAQRLLANGASADEVLVQLARGLTNKLLHAPSVQLKKLSAEGRLDALAMAQELFALSEGSTDKTPQ from the coding sequence ATGGCCTTTCTTGCCCTCGGTATCAACCATAAGACTGCCTCGGTAGACGTACGCGAGCGCGTGGCGTTTACCCCTGAGCAGCTGGTGGACGCCTTGCAGCAGCTCTGCCGACTGACCGCCAGCCGCGAAGCCGCGATCCTTTCGACCTGCAACCGCAGTGAACTTTATATAGAGCAGGACCACCTGGCGGCAGAGAGTGTGCTGCGCTGGCTGGCCGAATATCATCAGCTGAGCCTCGATGAGCTGCGCGCCAGCGCCTACATCCATGAAGATCACGATGCCGTGCGACACATGATGCGGGTGGCCTCGGGCCTGGACTCGCTGGTGCTGGGCGAGCCGCAGATCCTCGGGCAGATGAAGTCGGCCTATGCCGTGGCCCGCGAAGCCGGCACCATTGGCCCGTTGCTCGGACGGCTGTTCCAGGCCACCTTCAGTGCCGCCAAGCAGGTGCGCACGGATACCGCCATCGGTGAAAACCCGGTGTCGGTGGCGTTCGCTGCGGTCAGCCTGGCCAAGCAGATTTTCAGTGACCTTGGTCGTAGCCAGGCGCTGTTGATCGGTGCGGGCGAAACCATCACCCTGGTGGCTCGTCACCTGCACGAGCAAGGCGTACGGCGCATCGTCGTTGCCAACCGGACTCTGGAGCGCGCCAGTATCCTGGCCGAACAGTTCGGTGCCCATGCGGTGCTGTTGGCTGACATCCCCCAGGAGCTGGTCAACAGCGATATCGTCATCAGTTCCACCGCCAGCCAGTTGCCGATCCTGGGCAAGGGTGCGGTGGAGAGCGCCCTGAAGCAGCGTCGGCACAAGCCGATCTTCATGGTCGACATCGCCGTGCCGCGGGATATCGAGCCGCAGGTTGGCGAGCTCGATGACGTTTACCTGTACACCGTCGATGACCTGCACGAAGTGGTCGCCGAGAACCTCAAGAGCCGCCAGGGCGCTGCCCAGGCCGCCGAAGAGCTGGTCTCGGTAGGCGCCGAAGACTTCATGCTGCGCCTGCGTGAGCTGGCTGCAGTGGATGTACTCAAGGCTTACCGTCAGCAGAGCGAACGCCTGCGTGACGAGGAACTGCAAAAGGCCCAGCGTTTACTGGCCAACGGTGCCAGCGCCGATGAAGTGCTGGTGCAACTGGCCCGTGGCCTGACGAATAAGTTGCTGCATGCGCCCAGCGTGCAGCTGAAAAAGCTCTCTGCCGAAGGCCGCCTCGATGCGCTGGCCATGGCCCAGGAACTCTTTGCCCTCTCCGAGGGTTCGACGGATAAAACCCCGCAATGA
- the phrB gene encoding deoxyribodipyrimidine photo-lyase: MQLIWLRSDLRVLDNTALTAACERGPTLAVWLLSPSQWLAHDDAPCKVDFWLRNLQSLSTALAQLNIPLLIRHADTWQQAPQVLLELCREHKVQGVHFNEEYGANESARDQAVSAHLEQAGITTHTYLDQLLLHPGSILTRSGGYFQVFSQFRKACHERLHLSLPRLGHAPKAQASMAVASDPLPHQVPGFELPPQSLRDLWPAGEQEAQHRLQHFIDECATDYQTQRDFPAVAGTSQLSAYLAAGVISPRQCLHAALSNNYGEFDSGNQGLTTWINELLWREFYKHILVGYPRVSKHRAFRAQTQALPWRHAPDDLKAWQQGQTGIPIIDAAMRQLLATGWMHNRLRMVVAMFLSKNLLIDWREGERFFMRHLIDGDLAANNGGWQWSASTGTDAAPYFRIFNPLSQSRRFDADGRFIRQWVPELADLDAKKIHNPVITGDLFASKLYPQPIVDLGSSRQRALDAFQNLPTRQEQRAAS; encoded by the coding sequence ATGCAATTGATCTGGCTGCGCAGCGATTTGCGCGTACTCGACAACACTGCTCTGACAGCGGCCTGCGAACGCGGCCCGACCCTGGCAGTATGGCTGCTGAGCCCGAGCCAATGGCTGGCCCATGACGATGCGCCGTGCAAAGTCGACTTCTGGTTGCGCAACCTGCAAAGCCTGAGCACGGCACTGGCGCAGTTGAACATCCCCCTGCTGATCCGCCATGCCGATACCTGGCAACAGGCCCCCCAGGTGCTGCTTGAACTGTGCCGGGAGCACAAGGTGCAGGGCGTGCACTTCAACGAAGAATACGGCGCCAATGAAAGCGCCCGCGACCAGGCTGTCAGTGCCCACCTGGAGCAGGCCGGCATCACCACCCACACCTACCTGGATCAATTGCTGTTGCACCCGGGCAGCATCCTCACCCGTAGCGGCGGCTACTTTCAGGTGTTCAGCCAGTTTCGCAAGGCCTGTCATGAGCGCCTGCACCTGAGCCTGCCACGCCTGGGCCATGCGCCCAAGGCGCAGGCGTCAATGGCCGTTGCCAGCGACCCGCTGCCCCACCAAGTGCCCGGCTTTGAGCTACCGCCCCAGTCACTACGAGACCTCTGGCCTGCTGGCGAACAGGAGGCGCAACACCGACTGCAGCATTTCATCGATGAATGCGCCACCGACTATCAGACACAACGCGACTTTCCCGCTGTCGCCGGTACCAGCCAGCTCTCGGCGTACCTGGCTGCAGGGGTGATTTCACCGCGCCAGTGCCTGCACGCGGCATTGAGCAACAACTATGGCGAGTTCGACAGTGGCAACCAGGGCCTGACGACCTGGATCAACGAGCTGCTCTGGCGCGAATTCTACAAGCACATCCTGGTTGGCTACCCGCGCGTCAGCAAGCACCGTGCCTTTCGCGCACAAACCCAAGCCCTGCCCTGGCGCCACGCGCCAGACGATCTCAAAGCCTGGCAGCAGGGGCAAACCGGCATCCCGATCATCGATGCAGCCATGCGCCAACTGCTCGCCACTGGCTGGATGCACAACCGCCTGCGCATGGTGGTCGCCATGTTCCTGAGCAAGAACCTGCTGATCGACTGGCGTGAAGGCGAACGCTTTTTCATGCGTCACCTCATCGACGGCGACCTCGCCGCCAACAACGGTGGCTGGCAGTGGAGCGCATCGACCGGCACCGATGCCGCGCCATACTTCCGCATCTTCAATCCGCTCAGCCAGTCACGACGCTTTGACGCTGACGGTCGCTTCATTCGGCAATGGGTACCGGAGTTGGCTGATCTGGATGCAAAAAAAATCCACAATCCAGTGATTACTGGCGATCTTTTTGCTTCTAAACTCTATCCACAGCCCATTGTGGACCTCGGTAGCAGTCGCCAACGTGCGTTGGATGCTTTTCAGAATTTACCCACGCGGCAGGAACAGAGGGCAGCATCGTGA
- a CDS encoding acyloxyacyl hydrolase, translating to MKKLLCLAALAAVTLGQSLPTQAADVSFSVGQTGDSTMTYRLGLQSNWDVSWWQTSVGRITGYWDGAYTYWEGDETASNHSLSFSPVFVYEFAGESVKPYIEAGIGVAAFSSTEVESNELGSSFQFEDRIGFGLRFAGGHEVGVRAIHYSNAGLQTPNDGVESYSLHYRMSL from the coding sequence ATGAAGAAACTGCTTTGCTTGGCTGCTCTTGCAGCCGTCACCCTGGGGCAATCTCTTCCAACTCAAGCAGCGGACGTGTCGTTCTCGGTAGGGCAGACCGGCGACTCGACCATGACCTATCGACTGGGCCTGCAATCGAACTGGGATGTCAGTTGGTGGCAAACTAGCGTAGGACGTATTACTGGCTACTGGGATGGTGCCTACACCTACTGGGAGGGTGATGAAACCGCCAGCAATCACAGCCTGTCGTTTTCGCCAGTATTCGTTTACGAGTTTGCCGGCGAGTCAGTCAAACCCTACATCGAAGCCGGTATCGGTGTAGCGGCGTTTTCCAGTACTGAGGTCGAGAGCAACGAACTTGGCTCTTCCTTTCAATTCGAAGACCGCATTGGCTTTGGTTTGCGCTTTGCCGGTGGACATGAAGTGGGCGTGCGCGCCATTCATTACTCCAACGCCGGGTTGCAAACACCCAACGATGGTGTCGAGAGCTACTCATTGCACTACCGCATGTCGCTCTGA
- the prmC gene encoding peptide chain release factor N(5)-glutamine methyltransferase, translating to MTIIASLLRGAELPDSPTARLDIELLLAAAIGKSRSYLHTWPERIVSSEAALTFADYLQRRRAGEPVAYILGQQGFWKLDLEVAPHTLIPRPETELLVETALQLLPASRVSLLDLGTGTGAIALALASERPQWQVSAVDRVLEAVALAERNRQRLQLDNVNVRSSHWFDALAGERYDLIISNPPYIAAADPHLVAGDVRFEPSSALVSGEDGLDDLRSIVSQAPEHLLPAGWLLLEHGYDQAAAVRELLAKYGFEQIESRLDLNGHERITLGRLSC from the coding sequence ATGACGATTATTGCCAGCTTGCTCCGCGGTGCGGAGTTGCCGGATTCGCCGACGGCGCGTCTGGACATCGAACTGCTGTTGGCTGCGGCCATCGGCAAGTCGCGCAGTTACCTGCACACCTGGCCGGAGCGCATTGTCAGCAGTGAAGCTGCGCTGACCTTCGCCGACTACCTGCAGCGCCGCCGCGCTGGCGAGCCGGTGGCCTACATTCTCGGTCAGCAGGGTTTTTGGAAACTCGACCTGGAAGTGGCCCCGCATACCTTGATTCCGCGCCCGGAAACCGAGCTGCTGGTTGAAACCGCCCTGCAGTTGCTGCCGGCCAGCAGAGTCAGTCTGCTCGACCTGGGCACCGGGACTGGCGCGATTGCCCTGGCCCTGGCCAGTGAGCGTCCACAATGGCAGGTCAGCGCCGTCGACCGCGTGCTCGAAGCCGTGGCCCTGGCCGAACGCAACCGCCAGCGCTTGCAACTGGACAACGTCAACGTGCGCAGCAGTCACTGGTTCGACGCCCTGGCTGGCGAGCGCTACGACCTGATCATCAGCAACCCGCCGTACATTGCCGCCGCCGACCCGCACCTGGTGGCCGGTGACGTACGTTTTGAGCCAAGCAGCGCGCTGGTTTCCGGTGAAGACGGCCTGGACGATCTGCGTAGTATTGTCAGCCAGGCACCGGAACACCTGTTGCCTGCTGGCTGGTTGCTGCTCGAGCACGGTTATGACCAGGCCGCTGCCGTGCGCGAACTGCTGGCCAAATATGGTTTCGAGCAGATCGAAAGCCGCCTTGACCTCAACGGTCACGAGCGCATCACCCTGGGGCGGCTGTCGTGCTGA
- a CDS encoding SDR family NAD(P)-dependent oxidoreductase, with translation MINPVSRRVWVTGAASGLGLALVQQLLEHGWKVAASGRASPELQGLSLQNPEQLLLLDGNLTDATQAAAASKQLSESWGALDCLLVNAGTCDYLDISIAPTAIFEAITSTNLSASVHCLQSATPLLEKGQAPQVLAILSHYSSLQLFEPSQPATPSNSVTEVFRSARQALKNQGIDLTLVAPQTLKVPVVSIQVMPEQWTPDTAADVIIKRLPEHAPELLFEALNLNSLWPLPEQPASPV, from the coding sequence GTGATCAATCCCGTCTCGCGCAGAGTGTGGGTCACCGGCGCCGCTAGTGGCCTAGGCCTGGCATTGGTGCAGCAGTTGCTTGAACACGGCTGGAAGGTTGCCGCCAGCGGTCGTGCGTCCCCCGAACTGCAGGGGTTGTCACTGCAAAACCCCGAGCAGTTGTTACTGCTCGACGGTAACTTGACGGATGCCACGCAAGCAGCGGCGGCCAGCAAGCAGCTCAGCGAAAGCTGGGGGGCGCTTGACTGCCTGTTGGTGAATGCTGGCACCTGTGATTACCTGGACATCAGCATCGCACCCACCGCGATTTTCGAGGCCATCACCAGCACCAACCTGAGCGCTTCGGTGCATTGCCTACAATCTGCAACCCCGTTGCTGGAGAAAGGCCAGGCACCACAGGTGTTGGCGATTCTCAGCCACTATTCCTCACTGCAATTGTTCGAACCAAGCCAGCCAGCCACGCCGAGCAATAGTGTCACAGAGGTGTTTCGCAGCGCCCGGCAAGCCTTGAAAAATCAGGGCATCGACTTGACCCTGGTCGCCCCGCAGACGTTGAAAGTGCCCGTGGTGTCGATTCAGGTCATGCCTGAGCAGTGGACGCCAGACACGGCTGCCGATGTCATCATCAAGCGCCTGCCTGAACACGCGCCGGAGTTACTGTTCGAAGCACTCAACCTCAATAGCCTCTGGCCATTACCTGAACAACCGGCAAGCCCTGTGTAA
- a CDS encoding tetratricopeptide repeat protein, with product MNRSYALLLALALLQGCQTLAPNSPDAKAPADAVPVQPAKPIVYGSFSQDTIYSLLSAELAGQRDRFDIALDNYVSQAIKTQDPGISERAYRIAEYLGADQAALDTSLIWAKNDPDNLDAQRAAAIQLARSGRYDESMVFMENVLQGQGDTHFDFLALSALETDADTRAGLQNSFDRLLVKYPDNSQLVFGKALLLQQDGKAQAALDLLEEHPPEAGEIAPVLLRARLLQGLDRGKEALPLLQKTIRQYPDDKRLRLTYARMLVEQDRLADAKAEFVSLVQQYPDDDELRYSLALVSLETKDWDEGASYLEELIARDSHVDAAHLNLGRIFEERNDPQGALNEYALVGPGNDYLPAQLRQADILIGNGRSAEASRRLAAAREAQPDYAIQLYLIEAEALGNNDKDAQALQVLQQAIKQYPDDLNLLYTRAMLAEKRNDLAQMEKDLRSIISREPENAMALNALGYTLADRTSRYAEAKTLIDKAHQITPDDPAVLDSLGWVNYRLGNLDEAERLLRQALERFPDHEVAAHLGEVLWANGKRREARQVWAKGFEAQPESPILRKTVLRLTGSETL from the coding sequence ATGAATAGATCCTACGCGTTGCTCCTTGCCCTTGCCTTGCTCCAGGGCTGCCAGACCCTGGCTCCGAATTCTCCGGATGCCAAGGCGCCTGCAGATGCCGTCCCGGTGCAACCGGCCAAGCCCATCGTCTATGGGTCGTTCAGCCAGGACACCATCTACAGCCTGCTGAGCGCCGAGCTGGCCGGCCAGCGCGACCGTTTCGACATTGCCCTGGACAACTATGTCAGCCAGGCGATCAAGACCCAGGACCCGGGTATCTCCGAGCGTGCCTACCGCATTGCCGAATACCTGGGCGCCGACCAGGCCGCCCTCGACACCTCGCTGATCTGGGCGAAAAACGATCCGGACAACCTCGATGCCCAGCGCGCCGCCGCCATCCAACTGGCCCGCAGTGGTCGCTACGACGAGTCGATGGTGTTCATGGAGAATGTCCTCCAGGGCCAGGGCGACACCCACTTCGATTTCCTCGCCCTGTCGGCGCTGGAAACCGACGCTGACACCCGCGCCGGCCTGCAGAACAGTTTCGATCGCCTGCTGGTGAAATATCCCGACAACAGTCAGTTGGTGTTCGGCAAAGCCCTGTTGCTGCAGCAGGACGGCAAGGCCCAGGCGGCCCTCGACCTGCTCGAAGAACACCCGCCCGAGGCTGGCGAGATTGCCCCGGTGCTGCTGCGCGCCCGTCTGCTGCAAGGCCTGGACCGCGGCAAGGAAGCCCTGCCGCTGCTGCAAAAAACCATTCGCCAGTACCCGGACGACAAGCGTCTGCGCCTGACCTACGCACGCATGCTGGTCGAACAGGATCGGCTGGCCGATGCCAAGGCCGAGTTCGTCAGCCTGGTCCAGCAGTATCCGGATGACGACGAGCTGCGTTACTCGCTGGCCCTGGTCAGCCTGGAAACCAAGGACTGGGACGAAGGTGCCAGCTACCTCGAAGAGCTGATCGCCCGCGACAGCCATGTCGATGCCGCGCACCTGAACCTGGGCCGCATCTTCGAGGAGCGCAACGACCCGCAAGGCGCCCTGAACGAATACGCCCTGGTCGGCCCCGGTAACGACTACCTGCCGGCGCAACTGCGTCAGGCCGATATTCTCATCGGCAACGGCCGTAGCGCCGAGGCCTCACGGCGCCTTGCCGCAGCCCGCGAGGCCCAGCCCGACTACGCCATCCAGCTGTACCTGATCGAAGCCGAAGCGCTGGGCAACAACGACAAGGACGCCCAGGCCCTGCAAGTACTGCAGCAGGCCATCAAACAGTATCCGGACGACCTCAACCTGCTCTACACCCGGGCGATGCTTGCGGAAAAACGCAACGACCTGGCCCAGATGGAAAAGGACCTGCGCAGCATCATCAGCCGCGAGCCGGAAAACGCCATGGCCCTCAACGCCCTGGGCTACACCCTGGCTGACCGTACCAGCCGCTACGCCGAAGCCAAGACCCTGATCGACAAGGCGCACCAGATCACCCCGGACGATCCGGCGGTGCTCGACAGCCTCGGCTGGGTCAACTACCGCCTGGGCAATCTCGACGAAGCCGAGCGCCTGCTGCGCCAGGCGCTGGAGCGCTTCCCCGACCATGAAGTGGCCGCCCACCTGGGTGAAGTGCTCTGGGCCAATGGCAAGCGCCGCGAAGCCCGCCAGGTCTGGGCCAAGGGCTTCGAAGCCCAGCCCGAAAGCCCTATCCTGCGCAAGACCGTCCTGCGCCTGACCGGATCCGAGACTCTATAA
- the murI gene encoding glutamate racemase: MAEGTAAPVGVFDSGVGGLSVLAEIQRLLPNESLLYVGDCGHIPYGEKSPEFIRQRCRVVAEFFREQGAKAMVLACNTATVAAVADLREHYRQWPLVGMEPAVKPAAAATRSGVVGVLATTGTLQSAKFAALLDRFASDVQVVTQPCPGLVECIEAGDLNSPAVRELLQGYVKPLLDAGCDTLILGCTHYPFLKPLLAQMIPASVAIIDTGAAVARQLQRLLGERQLLAAGPARATQFWTSASPEHLRNILPILWNKSDSVRSFPV; encoded by the coding sequence ATGGCTGAAGGTACAGCGGCGCCGGTCGGCGTCTTTGATTCCGGGGTCGGCGGCCTGTCGGTGCTGGCTGAGATTCAGCGCCTGCTGCCCAACGAGTCGCTGTTGTATGTCGGCGATTGCGGGCATATCCCCTATGGCGAGAAGTCGCCGGAATTTATCCGCCAGCGCTGTCGTGTGGTTGCCGAGTTTTTTCGCGAGCAGGGCGCCAAGGCCATGGTCCTGGCGTGTAATACCGCGACCGTGGCGGCAGTGGCTGACCTGCGCGAGCACTATCGGCAATGGCCGCTGGTGGGCATGGAGCCAGCGGTGAAGCCTGCCGCCGCCGCTACCCGCAGTGGTGTTGTCGGTGTGCTGGCCACCACGGGTACCCTGCAAAGTGCCAAGTTCGCCGCCTTGCTCGATCGCTTCGCCAGTGATGTACAGGTCGTCACCCAGCCTTGCCCGGGGCTGGTGGAGTGCATCGAGGCGGGTGACCTGAACAGCCCGGCGGTGCGCGAACTGCTGCAAGGCTATGTAAAACCTTTGCTCGACGCCGGCTGCGACACGCTGATCCTGGGCTGTACCCACTATCCCTTCCTCAAGCCCCTACTGGCGCAAATGATCCCGGCCTCGGTGGCAATTATCGATACCGGGGCCGCCGTTGCCCGGCAATTACAGCGCCTGCTGGGCGAGCGTCAGTTGCTGGCTGCGGGACCGGCGCGCGCGACGCAATTCTGGACCAGTGCCAGCCCTGAACATCTGAGAAACATCCTTCCAATTCTGTGGAATAAATCTGACAGTGTGCGAAGCTTTCCAGTGTAA
- a CDS encoding molybdopterin-synthase adenylyltransferase MoeB, translating into MLSDQELLRYSRQILLAQVDVAGQLRLKNSRALIVGLGGLGSPVALYLAAAGVGELHLADFDTVDVTNLQRQVLHDSASVGLSKVDSAIARLTAINPEITLMAHRSALDEDSLATAVKAVDLVLDCSDNFATREAVNAACVAQGKPLVSGAAIRLEGQLSVFDPRLAHSPCYHCLYGHGSEAELTCSEAGVLGPLVGLVGSLQALEALKLLAGFGEPLVGRLLLIDALGSRFRELRVKRDPGCRVCGGQHG; encoded by the coding sequence GTGCTGAGCGATCAGGAGCTGTTGCGCTACAGCCGGCAGATCCTCCTGGCGCAGGTAGATGTCGCCGGTCAGCTGCGTCTGAAAAACAGCCGGGCGCTGATCGTCGGCCTCGGCGGCCTTGGTTCGCCGGTGGCGCTGTACCTGGCGGCGGCCGGCGTCGGCGAGTTGCACCTGGCCGATTTCGACACAGTGGACGTCACCAACCTGCAGCGCCAGGTTCTGCACGACAGCGCTTCGGTAGGCCTGAGCAAGGTCGATTCTGCGATTGCCCGACTCACGGCGATCAACCCTGAAATCACCCTGATGGCTCATCGCTCGGCCCTCGATGAAGACTCCCTGGCCACTGCCGTCAAGGCCGTCGACCTGGTGCTCGATTGCTCGGACAACTTCGCTACTCGCGAAGCGGTCAATGCCGCCTGCGTCGCCCAGGGCAAACCACTGGTCAGCGGCGCGGCGATTCGCCTGGAAGGGCAACTGTCGGTGTTCGACCCACGTCTTGCGCACAGCCCGTGCTACCACTGCCTGTACGGCCATGGCAGCGAAGCCGAACTGACCTGCAGCGAAGCCGGCGTGCTCGGCCCGCTGGTAGGATTGGTTGGCAGCCTGCAAGCACTGGAGGCGCTCAAGCTGCTGGCCGGCTTTGGTGAGCCGCTGGTAGGGCGTCTGCTATTGATCGATGCCCTGGGTAGCCGCTTCCGTGAACTGCGGGTCAAGCGTGACCCAGGTTGCCGTGTCTGTGGCGGGCAACATGGCTGA
- the ispE gene encoding 4-(cytidine 5'-diphospho)-2-C-methyl-D-erythritol kinase, which produces MNTATLTLPAPAKLNLMLHILGRRADGYHELETLFQFLDHADELSFALREDGEVRLHSEIDNVPHESNLIVKAARKLKALTGCDKGVDIWLKKILPMGGGIGGGSSDAATTLLGLNYLWQLGLSEDQLAELGLSLGADVPVFVRGHAAFAEGVGEKLTPVDPEEPWYVVLVPQVFVSTAEIFSDPQLTRDSLPLKMRPVPKGNSRNDCQPVVEQRYPEVRNSLYLLNKYTEARLTGTGSCVFGAFPNKAEADKVLALLAETQTGFVAKGSNISMLHRKLQSLL; this is translated from the coding sequence ATGAACACTGCAACCCTGACCCTGCCGGCACCGGCCAAGCTCAACCTGATGCTGCACATTCTTGGCCGCCGTGCTGATGGCTATCATGAGCTGGAAACCCTGTTCCAGTTTCTCGACCATGCCGACGAGCTGTCCTTTGCCCTGCGCGAAGACGGTGAAGTTCGCCTGCACAGCGAGATCGACAACGTTCCCCATGAAAGCAACCTGATCGTCAAGGCCGCGCGCAAGCTCAAGGCCCTGACCGGCTGCGACAAGGGCGTGGATATCTGGCTGAAAAAGATCCTGCCCATGGGCGGCGGCATTGGTGGTGGCAGCTCCGACGCCGCCACTACCCTGCTGGGCCTCAACTATTTATGGCAATTGGGCTTGAGCGAAGACCAACTGGCCGAGCTGGGCCTGAGCCTGGGCGCCGACGTGCCGGTTTTCGTCCGTGGCCACGCGGCATTCGCCGAGGGCGTGGGCGAGAAGCTCACCCCAGTGGACCCCGAGGAGCCCTGGTATGTTGTGCTGGTCCCGCAAGTATTTGTTAGCACAGCAGAAATTTTTTCCGATCCGCAGTTGACACGTGATTCCTTGCCCCTTAAGATGCGCCCCGTTCCCAAGGGAAACAGTCGAAATGACTGCCAACCGGTGGTAGAGCAGCGTTACCCAGAGGTACGCAATTCATTGTATCTGTTAAACAAATACACTGAAGCCCGACTGACCGGAACTGGAAGTTGTGTGTTTGGGGCCTTCCCAAACAAAGCTGAAGCTGATAAAGTTTTGGCCCTTCTTGCAGAGACCCAAACAGGGTTTGTAGCCAAAGGAAGCAACATTTCGATGTTGCACCGAAAGCTGCAGAGTCTGCTCTAG